A genomic segment from Flavobacterium litorale encodes:
- the miaA gene encoding tRNA (adenosine(37)-N6)-dimethylallyltransferase MiaA, giving the protein MSKNSSKKQLITVVGPTAIGKTAMAIQIAQHFNCPILSADSRQFFKEMRIGTAVPSEEELQAAKHYFVQNISIFDTYTVGDFERDAIALLDELYKNHDTVVLVGGSGLYIDAVLKGFDDFPDVKSGVREELVTQYNLHGISYLQQELQRLDPEHYKNVAKENPQRLMRALEVCISAGKPYSSFLNIKKNSRNFTPIIVGLEAEREVMYSRINKRVAIMVDAGLIDEAKTVYPHKHLNALQTVGYRELFSYFDGEQSLDFAIEEIKKNTRRFAKRQITWFKRNEATKWFNFKTPHNIVINYIKEQL; this is encoded by the coding sequence ATGAGTAAAAACTCCTCTAAAAAACAGCTAATAACCGTTGTTGGTCCTACCGCTATAGGTAAAACAGCTATGGCAATACAAATAGCCCAGCATTTTAATTGCCCTATACTTTCGGCTGATAGCAGACAGTTTTTTAAAGAGATGCGTATTGGTACAGCGGTGCCTAGCGAGGAAGAGCTGCAAGCAGCCAAACATTATTTTGTACAAAACATTAGTATTTTTGACACCTATACTGTAGGCGATTTTGAGCGCGATGCTATTGCGTTACTTGACGAATTGTACAAGAACCACGATACAGTAGTACTAGTAGGTGGCTCTGGGCTTTATATTGATGCCGTATTAAAAGGGTTTGACGATTTCCCAGATGTTAAAAGTGGGGTTCGGGAAGAACTTGTAACACAATACAATCTACACGGAATATCGTACCTACAACAAGAATTACAACGATTAGACCCCGAACATTATAAAAACGTAGCCAAAGAGAACCCGCAACGCTTAATGCGTGCCCTAGAGGTGTGTATTAGTGCTGGCAAGCCGTATTCGTCGTTCTTAAACATTAAAAAAAATAGCCGCAACTTTACCCCAATAATTGTAGGGTTGGAGGCGGAACGCGAAGTTATGTACAGCCGTATTAATAAACGTGTTGCTATAATGGTTGATGCGGGGCTTATTGATGAAGCTAAAACAGTATACCCACACAAACACCTTAACGCATTACAAACTGTAGGTTACCGAGAGTTATTTAGCTATTTTGATGGAGAGCAATCGCTTGATTTTGCCATAGAAGAAATAAAAAAGAATACCCGACGTTTTGCTAAAAGACAAATAACGTGGTTTAAACGTAACGAAGCTACAAAATGGTTTAATTTTAAAACGCCACACAATATTGTTATTAATTATATAAAGGAACAATTGTAA